The region taaaggggagttacatgggccgatgggccttaattacaattaagatcagcgtatcaaggtaataaaaggaaatataataaatgtaattattgcgTATCCCataggaagtaaatgaaagtatgcgactagactggtcgcacctaatcgCGAGACTTGACGAATCAATAATTATCTGGTTGATGGTCGAACAGGATCCCTTCACTCGAAACCACCACGTGTTAGCCACGTACAagaaaatcttgccacgtcatcaggagtcatttttgggtaaacatttgccccccaagtttattttaatgcgaccaacataaagtaaacttaggtgaccgacctttcgtatgccccaccaaatctgtcagagtcgtccatgccttcttgaaaaaggtaaccaataacatcattgcagtttcccaaaagtagTATGATGGCTATTACACTTACCCATGCCTTGGGAAGTTACCCGTTATGATTGCCTAGGTAACCTCCCCTTGCTCAATATAAGTACCCCTTCAAAATTACTTTTTACCTTTTACTCcttcttcaagaactctgaagaacaagacacgAAAGCTCAGGAATTCGGACAATCCTTCACGATTTACGAAGCTTCTGCCCAGAGATTTGCCTTAACATTTCAGAAATTTACCCCAacattcatccaagtaagttcctCAAACCCTTCaatctttgagatgccatgcaccACCTGTTTCATGCTGTtgttcttgaatgttcttgactgTTTCTTGAAAAAATTACTTCGAGGTAAAAAGGCATGTTGATCTGAGCTTAATATGataggaaaataacactttgcaggggttaggaatcagtttggtagtttggattattaatttagggcgtaaaatcgaagtaaaaatttgatatTTATGCTTGTAGAAAAAACTTGGTTTTTCCCACCCCTTCAGAGTTGAAAATTTTTTTCccgaaaaacttttcacttctgctttttgatccattttccaaacAGTGCGCATAGAACCTAGTGTTTTtcttagaatgttgctggtcgtataaaagcttaacttttatacatgagcgACGTTATTCCAACTTCCACACTTCCTGGTCTTTTGgctgtagattctcatctccccttctctgctcGCATATTTTTATGTACGattcgtggggaggtgagaggccaatcgacgatgACCTACTTGCCCAGCttctcgaggacgaagaacagtCGTCGTTGATAATCCAAGAAATTCCTTTCTCTCGCAACCCTTCAGATAATCCCTCGACCAGCCtacaaaacatgggtcgagtaaaacatactgctcaaaagaaaaagaaaacaacccCTTCTTCTACCAAACAGCCTGCTCCTCAAGCTGAAAATCCTTCGACCAGACCTCCACCCAAAAACACATCCCAGCCAGGAATCCAAACAAAAGCCCAACTTCGAGATGCCcttcgaccagaggtcgaatgTTACGTGGTACCTCCTAGCCACATTACCATTAGGATGGTAGGGAACTATCTCAAAAAGTACGGACTTTCTGGGATATCCCTAACtaaaccttccatcgaccagcgagcgaacctgcctgggggcgcctggtcgagattccatattgaggcaggggaaaCCCTgactcttcatccattcttccagggggtggccaactatttcgaggtcacccccttccaaatcaccttAAACAGATTTAGGATGatttctgctctctatatcctcTACAGCCACAAGAAGTGGCCTGTGCCTACATCGCATGAGATCAATTacttgtttgatctcaagtccaaccccaaccataaCAAtatggggttcttccacttctatcacAAGGAATTGGCTCtcaccttcctgagtgagactacctacaagtccaatgtaggaaagtacttccaagagtacttcttAACAATtgacctggtcgccaacaatctggccttcacccaaggaggtaatttcTTTTATCCTCTGATCGCTTACTTTCCTTTAGTTTTTCTGTACATTCTTTAGAATCTTAGTGGTCTTCAGGTCCATGGCgtcgaccagctcctactccagaaatggaggtaCGAGCAACCTCCCTAGCCAGCATGACAAACATAGAAAAAAGTGTTAAAGAGCTGGTCACAGAAGCCAATTTGAGACTGGtaggccttttggcccctcaccaagacgtgagggaatcaactgcggggagtgccactggtggagaagttcccgaccagaaccaagatgtgtcacaaccttcAAGAAggccaacgggagtgaccattagggaaccctccagcaccgcGCGAGCAGCTACCGCCCCTGCTCCTTCAAGAAAGGGTAAAAAGAAGGTTCACAAACACCATGCGCCTATTCTCGAATCTTCATATGAGAACAGTACTGTCTTCTCACTTTTAGATAGTTTTCCcattccctatcatttatttgatggggaagacaactttaagtacacacccaatttaaattcagatttcttccaggcagtgagtgagtgtagcggTAGTACAGTTAATAATgtagtgaccagtagttgtagctcgggtattttacttatgaTTTCCTTGCTCTTATTTCCTTGATGTAGTGAGTACATCTATTCATATTGTCTAATTGTTCGTATGTTTTCTTACTTGCAGATATGTTCGACCTCTACAGCGCACCTGCCGCACCTTCGAGCAGGACACACCAAGGGGAAAGTAACAAGAATCCCCCATCCAAAAGAGCTCGAACTGGGGACTCTCCAGCAGTAGTTCCTTCAAAGGAAACAACACCCCCTCCATCGCCTCTCGAGCAGATGTCTCCCCCAGCACCGGTCAACCAGAACCCTCCTCCACCAGCACCTACTGACCAGACTCCTCCCGGCCAAACTGGAGATGTCCTGAAAAATGTCGTGGTGAGCTCGGCCAAAGAGAGAATGACCAAACTCTCAAGGCACAAATACAGCCAAGAGGCCATTGTCAGCACAGAATCCATGGAGGTCGACCAGATAATCATCCGAGCGCTGAACAAGATAGCCAGTATAAGCTGTTATCTGTTGCTGAGCTTTATTTATTTATCCTTGTCGTTTTCTGCCATCACCTTATCTTTTTGTCGGATCGCAGGGAATGCTGACTATGACTGCGAGCTGGCACCACATGGGGACTTTGGTTACTCAACTCAAAGAATCCGACGCCAAGAATGCTGAGGAGGTCAAGGTACTCGAGGGGAAAAATGTAGAGCTGCTCGATCAGAACAATAAGATAGTCGAAGAACTGAAGACATTCCAAATTGCCCTGACCAAAGCCATTGTGGATAAGGAGAAGTTCAAGGAGTCTTATAAGCTTAACTTCCAGGAGGCCAAGAAGCTTGAGGAGGAGCTGATCACTAGCAGGAAGGAAAACGAAGGGCTGGAGGGGCGCATTaaagagcttgaggaggccaacgccagcaacttggagaggtataaGGGAACCACCTCTAATTGCTTCTATGCATTTTGGAAACACAACTgcgaggccaacttcaactatctttTCGGGCGCATGAGGCAAACTAAAATAGCCCGGTGCCTTGCTCGTCTGGTGGAAGAGGAGAGAGCAAAAATCCCAGCCTCCCCCAGGTCTCCTTGGCCACGGACATTGAAGGCACGGAAGTGGAAGCTGGGGCCTCTGTCAACCAGCCAACTCCTCAGGACCCTAATTGCTTCATAGTtatcttgtttttctttctttttaaccTGTAGTTTTAAGACACATGAACTACGGTttatgatgtcaagacaatttttattgctgcatgggcagctttccttttaatagacaattacatccgagcagtgactgctcacggtgtaaaggatttcacttttgatattataatatttgcattttattataacatctatttgcatgaccaaacttagcatagcactttggtttgatttaacaaaataacaaaattttgaaaaatactctaagtaccgtagcatgctttcacttattttgctcgtgtgtttacatacatgTTGATAtgttttgcttactagataccttatatgccccccaagtgattgaggagctttaggaccccggtcacttgccttgaccaaaacctgttcgaacatttctgctcgtaatagagattttagaatgataatatagcaaaacaacacacgtaatgagcaaatgcttgtaataaatacaatagtttggcaagattgactggctgcgcacagtcccttttatttctcataatagatggacaatcatgtctgtacgagtgatcaagaatatgatcttacacttataagcgatcagtcaccaGAATGACTAACCcgtgttcataaacttgtaaaatgtaaaattaatacaagccaattctttaagaacaattgtttattgatagtacttgcgtaggtgttctccattccaatagtgaggaataagatctccatttaagcgagcaagtttataagtgcatggatggaggacttcttcgatttggtacggtcattcccagttaggtccgagtactccagcagcttgatcgcgggtgttaagaaaaactcttctaagtaccggatctcccacgttaaattttctttcacgtactttagaggtgaaataccgagcgaccttttgctggtaagctgctactctgagttgggcttgctcgTACTTTTCGtcaaccaaatccaaagattccattaataagtggctattagagccttggtCATATGTCATCCTCcgatgcgatggtggatctaattcaataggcaacatagtttcatatccataggccaaggagaatggagtatggcctgttgctgtttgaTGGGATGttttgtacgaccagaggacttcaggcaattgttctgtccatgccccctttgcttcttcaagccttttctttagagtatcttttagcattttattgacagCTTAGACTTTCCCGTTTCCCTgcgggtgagcaactgaagaaaagcttttgataattctaTGCCGCtcacaaaaatccgtgaacaaatcactatcaaactgcgtgccattgtctgagacaatttttcttggtaatccatagcgacacactatatttttgaccacaaagtccagcactttcttggtcattatggttgcaagtggctcagcttcggcccactttgtgaagtaatagACAGCCACCACGGCGTATTTGACGCCACCTTTTCctatgggcaaagatccgatgaggtctattccccatactgcgaatggccacagactttgcatctactttagctcattaggggctgctcgcagAATCTttgagaatctctggcacttgtcgcattttcgaacaaattccatcaagtcttcattcattgttggccagaagtatccttgccttaggatatttttcgataaactctgccccccagcgtgatatccgcagaaaccttcatggacctcaCGCATCAAATTTGTCGCCTTTTCCTTTGagacacaccttaggagtggcattgagtatccccttcggtacaggattccatcgaccaggataaacCGAGCAGCTTGCCTCTGgagggtccttgctttgttttTGTCCATAGGCAACACTCCATGCACCAGGTACTCTATGAAAGATGCCATCCAAGTATTTACTGTCTGAATTACCAGTGAAGTTTCTTCTGCACTGATGCTTTCCGTGGGCAGTCGTTCAACGGGCACTATGTTCAGTGTGTCGACATCCTTCGCACTCGCTAGTTTGGCCAAGGCATCGGTGTTTAAGTTCTGGTCGTGGGGTACTTACTGGAGAGTATAActttcaaactgtgccaacaaatcttttgctttattcaattaagcaaccatcttcagaactcgagcttgatattctccagtaatttgattaaccactaactgggagttACTATATATTTCAagcgactttatgttcatgtctctggctaatcgtaacccgACGAGAAGtgcttcatactctgcttcgttgttggacgcagtgaagtcgaatctgattgcacagtggaatCAGTGTCCTTCAGGCATCACCAAAATCACTCTGGTTCCAACGCGGTTCTCATTAGAAGAATCGTTtgtgaacaacttccaagagggagtttttctttgaggttcaggctcttctgtcTGCTCACTGTTTGGAAGCCTAGTGAGCTCTGCGACGAAGTcggctagagcttgtccttttgccgctgctcgtggtaagtaagagatttcaaactgcccaagttccaCCGCTCATTTCAATAATCGTACTGCGGCTGCTGGCTTCTGCAGAATTTGTCGTAGAGGCtagtcagttaaaactgtgattgggtgagcttggaagtacggccgcaactttctggaggctaaaatcaagcaataggctaatttttcaatgggcggatacTGCAGCTATGCCCCAATTAGTCTTTTACTTACATAGTACGCagctttttgcacattttcctcctctcttactagaacagcactggcagcatattctgtgatcgccaagtagatgaacagagTTTCTTTTTCGACCGGCTTAGATAGAATCAGTGGCTGCGACATGTGaactttaaggcttggaaagcctgttcgcactcctccgtatattcgaatttcttgttgcctctaagtagattaaaaaatgggacgcatttgtcgctcgatttggagataaatctacttagagcatcAATCCTtctggttaaactttgaacatatttgatctttgttggcgatttcatatcgaccagggccttgatcatttcgggattagcttcgattcctcgggagtttactataaatcccaaaaatttccctgatccaactgcgaaggaacacttgaggggattcagcttcatctgatatttattcaagacgttgaagcattcttgcaagtcccctatgagTTATtctaccttcttcgacttaaccagcatgtcatcaacatatacttccatgcttgTGTCGAtcaactccttgaacatgtgattgactagtcgctggtaagtcgcaccaacatttttcaaatcgaagggcattactttgtaacaataaagccctgtatcggtctaaaagctagtgtgatcctcatcacttgggtgcatactgatttggttgtacccagagtatgcatccataaatgataggatctcgtgccctgaagtggcatcgaccagctggtcgatcttAACAATCTTTCGAGCagggctttattaaggtctgtgaaatccacgcatgttctccattttccattcagcttgggtactagtatgggattagagacccacgatggataaaacactaccctgatgaatatgttctcctttagcttcttgacttcttcctttaaagctttcgatctatctttgttgagcagccttcttttctgttgtactggtggaaaacttttgtctatgttcaggacatggctgatgacgcctggatctattccaaccatgtctttatgtgaccaggcaaagacttcctggttcttcttcaaaaattccaccagtttttgttttgttgttgtctctaagtttttattgactttcacaaccctagtcgaATCTaattcatcgagttggacctcttcgaggtcctcgatgggtcctacttcttcatcaaaatccccaaagccaGGATCCAAatctttatcctcactttgggcaacaccttatttggtgacgcAATCACCTGATTGGACTTGTATTTCATTGGCCGTCTGCAACTCTTTTCTGGCGGCTTCCCTCGATCCATCTTTCTTCACCTTAGACATCGAGGAGTTGTAGCATTCCCATgtttctcgttggtttcccaatacgcatcctaccacTACgttagttgggaatttcatggcaaggtgccaaaccgaggtaaCAACTCGCAGGTCaaccagaataggccttccaattacagcattgtatgcggaaggacaatcaactactatgaaagtagtgagtaatgtcctgttcatgGGCGCAGTTCCTGctataactgggagcctaatcgaccctgttggcgcgagcccttcgccaaaaaaaccatatatggtttggttgcacggctccaggtccttgatagacaacttcatcctctccactAAAGATTTATACAAGATGTTAACTGAActccctgtgtcaactaacacccttttaaccatcatgttggaaatctaGACATCCACAACCAGCAAGTCTGAATGTGGGAATCGTACATGCTgagcatcatcttcagagaaagttattaactcttcctctgttcgagcttttttaggcgctcgatcctccacactcaacatcttgatgtcctggtcgtggcataagGTCCGAGCAtaccgctcccttgccttcccactatctcctacaaggtgtgggccgccatagatggtgagtaacgtaccttccacaggagctggctgtaaaggtggcgagcgttggcatgcaggcgcctactcgttgcctccttgagcctctcgct is a window of Humulus lupulus chromosome 4, drHumLupu1.1, whole genome shotgun sequence DNA encoding:
- the LOC133832347 gene encoding uncharacterized protein LOC133832347 → MGTLVTQLKESDAKNAEEVKVLEGKNVELLDQNNKIVEELKTFQIALTKAIVDKEKFKESYKLNFQEAKKLEEELITSRKENEGLEGRIKELEEANASNLERYKGTTSNCFYAFWKHNCEANFNYLFGRMRQTKIARCLARLVEEERAKIPASPRSPWPRTLKARKWKLGPLSTSQLLRTLIAS